In Streptomyces sp. SLBN-118, the following are encoded in one genomic region:
- the cysD gene encoding sulfate adenylyltransferase subunit CysD gives MRAVAALNEGTDSPYALSHLDALESEAVHIFREVAGEFERPVILFSGGKDSIVMLHLALKAFAPAAIPFSLLHVDTGHNFPEVLEYRDRAVAQHSLRLHVASVQEYIDAGKLRERPDGTRNPLQTVPLTEAIQQHRFDAVFGGGRRDEEKARAKERVFSLRDEFSQWDPRRQRPELWQLYNGRHAPGEHVRVFPLSNWTELDVWQYIEREKIELPEIYFAHEREVFARNGMWLTAGEWGGPKESESVETRLIRYRTVGDMSCTGAVDSDATTLDAVIAEIAASRLTERGATRADDKMSEAAMEDRKREGYF, from the coding sequence CGTCGCTGCGCTGAACGAGGGCACGGACAGCCCGTACGCACTGTCGCACCTGGATGCGCTGGAGTCCGAGGCGGTGCACATCTTCCGCGAGGTGGCGGGCGAGTTCGAGCGGCCGGTGATTCTCTTCTCCGGCGGCAAGGACTCCATCGTCATGCTGCATCTGGCGCTGAAGGCCTTCGCCCCGGCCGCGATCCCCTTCTCGCTGCTGCACGTGGACACCGGACACAACTTCCCCGAGGTGCTGGAGTACCGCGACCGCGCGGTGGCGCAGCACAGTCTCCGGCTGCACGTGGCGTCCGTACAGGAGTACATCGACGCCGGGAAGCTGCGCGAGCGTCCCGACGGGACGCGCAACCCGCTGCAGACGGTGCCGCTGACCGAGGCGATTCAGCAGCACCGTTTCGACGCGGTGTTCGGGGGCGGCCGCCGTGACGAGGAGAAGGCGCGCGCCAAGGAGCGGGTGTTCTCGCTGCGCGACGAGTTCTCGCAGTGGGACCCGCGCCGCCAGCGGCCCGAGCTGTGGCAGCTCTACAACGGCCGCCACGCGCCCGGCGAGCACGTCCGGGTGTTCCCCCTGAGCAACTGGACCGAGCTGGACGTCTGGCAGTACATCGAGCGCGAGAAGATCGAGCTGCCCGAGATCTACTTCGCGCACGAGCGTGAGGTCTTCGCCCGTAACGGCATGTGGCTGACCGCCGGCGAGTGGGGCGGCCCCAAGGAGTCGGAGAGCGTCGAGACGCGGCTGATCCGCTACCGCACCGTCGGCGACATGTCCTGCACCGGCGCCGTCGACTCCGACGCCACCACGCTCGACGCCGTGATCGCCGAGATCGCCGCATCCCGGCTCACCGAGCGGGGCGCCACCCGCGCCGACGACAAGATGTCCGAGGCCGCGATGGAAGACCGCAAGCGCGAAGGGTACTTCTAG